The Montipora foliosa isolate CH-2021 chromosome 14, ASM3666993v2, whole genome shotgun sequence genome window below encodes:
- the LOC137984756 gene encoding ubiquitin-conjugating enzyme E2 E1-like encodes MADQATSSDSERRTQETCITGKRSAKNKLGNSRPLKHPSTSAKRIERELAEIALDPPPNCSAGPKGDNLYEWNSTILGPPGSVYDGGVFYLDISFPTDYPFKPPKVSFRTRIYHCNINSQGVICLDILKDSWSPALTISKVLLSVCSLLTDCNPADPLVGSIATQYVNDRKEHDRIASEWTKRYAA; translated from the exons ATGGCAGATCAGGCAACCTCATCTGATAGCGAGAGACGGACGCAAGAGACGTGTATTACAGGGAAGCGATCTGCTAAGAATAAACTAGGAAACTCGCGGCCATTGAAACACCCAAGTACCTCCGCTAAGAG AATAGAAAGGGAGCTAGCAGAGATTGCCCTGGATCCACCTCCAAACTGCAG CGCAGGACCGAAAGGCGACAACTTGTACGAATGGAATTCCACGATCCTTGGCCCTCCTGGTTCTGTTTATGACGGAGGAGTATTCTATCTTGACATCTCTTTTCCAACGGATTATCCTTTTAAACCACCCAAG GTATCCTTCCGCACAAGAATATACCACTGTAACATAAACAGTCAG GGAGTTATTTGCTTGGATATTCTAAAAGACAGTTGGAGCCCAGCTCTTACCATATCTAAAGTCCTCCTGTCTGTGTGCTCGCTTCTCACGGATTGCAATCCAG CCGATCCACTGGTTGGCAGCATTGCAACACAATATGTTAACGATAGAAAGGAACACGACAGAATAGCATCGGAATGGACAAAAAGATATGCTGCATGA